In Pseudoalteromonas sp. MM1, a single window of DNA contains:
- the secF gene encoding protein translocase subunit SecF, protein MLNTFLKGEAGTRLRFSGMLLSAILVLLSVFTLSQKGLNFGLDFTGGYLTEFTTSQGVELKELQSFITKNHNGEFELTAQGNSHFQLREAPSDSTANSNDWQTAITQNADMNAEVLSSAYIGSQVGDELFEQGCLALFSAMIAVMLYLAVRFEWRLAVGSVVALVHDLLLVLGLFSLFQLEFNLTVLASLLAIIGYSLNDSIIVGDRVRELLRVKSNNALSPASIINSAIKSTLTRTLITSGTTLATVASVWLLAGAPLQGFAIALFTGIVVGTFSSICIAATLPELLGLSAENYEEKLDVKTQALMDMP, encoded by the coding sequence ATGCTTAACACTTTTTTAAAAGGCGAGGCGGGCACGCGTCTGCGTTTTTCGGGCATGCTTTTGAGCGCCATACTTGTACTGCTATCGGTATTTACACTTAGTCAAAAAGGGCTTAATTTTGGACTCGATTTTACCGGTGGCTACCTAACGGAATTTACCACCAGCCAAGGTGTTGAGCTAAAAGAGCTTCAATCGTTTATTACTAAAAATCACAATGGCGAGTTTGAGCTAACCGCGCAAGGCAATAGCCATTTTCAACTACGCGAAGCGCCTAGCGATTCAACAGCAAATAGTAATGATTGGCAAACTGCCATTACTCAAAACGCAGATATGAACGCTGAGGTATTATCGTCAGCGTATATTGGCTCACAAGTGGGTGATGAACTGTTTGAGCAAGGTTGTTTAGCCCTGTTTTCAGCTATGATTGCAGTAATGCTTTATTTAGCGGTGCGGTTTGAATGGCGTTTAGCTGTTGGCTCAGTAGTTGCGCTAGTGCATGATTTATTACTGGTACTGGGGCTATTTTCGCTATTTCAACTTGAGTTTAATTTAACCGTACTTGCCAGCTTACTCGCCATTATAGGTTATTCACTAAACGACTCAATAATAGTCGGTGATAGAGTACGCGAGCTTTTACGTGTTAAATCTAATAATGCACTTAGCCCCGCAAGTATTATAAATAGCGCGATTAAAAGCACGTTAACGCGTACACTTATTACATCGGGCACCACACTTGCTACGGTTGCCAGCGTTTGGTTACTCGCAGGCGCGCCATTACAAGGCTTTGCCATTGCATTATTTACCGGCATTGTAGTAGGTACGTTTTCGTCTATTTGTATAGCGGCAACCTTGCCTGAGCTTTTAGGATTAAGCGCTGAAAACTACGAAGAAAAACTCGATGTAAAAACCCAAGCATTAATGGATATGCCATAA
- a CDS encoding transcription elongation factor GreAB: MNKTHVIEHLKFALEAQLNSAKQAAKAAHDAATHEESVAETQYDTLGLEAAYLAQGQAERVNECYKSIKQFEAIFKEPTHNKVIISSLVCLEDENTIQKWFYLGPAAGGLTVEVKGLTIQVVTPEAPLGKQLLGKQLDDEVSLSIAGNNHEYGVVEIL, encoded by the coding sequence ATGAACAAGACCCACGTAATTGAACACCTTAAATTTGCACTTGAAGCACAATTAAACAGCGCAAAACAAGCTGCCAAAGCCGCGCACGACGCCGCAACTCACGAAGAAAGCGTAGCAGAAACGCAATATGATACCCTAGGGCTCGAAGCCGCTTATTTAGCACAAGGCCAAGCCGAGCGTGTAAACGAATGCTACAAAAGCATTAAACAATTTGAAGCCATTTTTAAAGAGCCGACTCACAATAAAGTGATTATAAGCTCACTCGTTTGTTTAGAAGATGAAAACACCATACAAAAATGGTTTTATTTAGGCCCAGCCGCAGGTGGCTTAACGGTTGAAGTAAAAGGGCTAACTATTCAAGTTGTTACACCCGAAGCCCCGCTAGGCAAACAACTTTTAGGCAAGCAGCTTGACGATGAAGTAAGCCTAAGTATTGCAGGCAATAACCATGAATATGGAGTGGTAGAAATTTTATAA